One genomic segment of Sediminispirochaeta bajacaliforniensis DSM 16054 includes these proteins:
- a CDS encoding sulfide/dihydroorotate dehydrogenase-like FAD/NAD-binding protein, translating into MNKILEKRQLSEEVFRMKIEAPLIARERKPGQFVIIQKDTNYGERIPLTIADADPDEGSITIIFQTVGKTTHEMALFEVGDSFENVLGPLGQPTHIEKVGTVVCVGGGIGVAPLHPIAQAMKAAGNHVVIIMGARNRELIIMEDEMKAIADELIVCTDDGSYGRKALVTEPLKEYCESANPAMAVAIGPPIMMKFCAETTRPYGVKTIVSLNTIMVDGTGMCGGCRVTVGGETKFVCVDGPEFDGHLVDFDNMMLRLGAFKEREQEDHHQCHLDMEIAKKKQGALR; encoded by the coding sequence ATGAACAAGATTCTCGAAAAGCGGCAGCTTTCCGAAGAAGTGTTTCGGATGAAGATTGAAGCGCCGCTGATTGCCAGAGAGCGAAAACCCGGGCAGTTTGTTATTATCCAGAAAGACACCAATTATGGAGAACGTATTCCGTTGACCATCGCGGATGCCGATCCCGATGAGGGGTCGATTACCATTATTTTTCAGACGGTTGGTAAAACAACCCATGAGATGGCCCTTTTCGAAGTTGGTGATTCCTTTGAAAATGTTCTTGGACCGCTCGGTCAGCCGACTCATATTGAGAAGGTCGGAACCGTCGTATGTGTGGGCGGCGGAATCGGTGTCGCACCTCTTCACCCCATTGCTCAGGCGATGAAGGCAGCCGGTAATCATGTCGTTATCATCATGGGCGCCCGAAATCGGGAGCTTATCATCATGGAAGATGAGATGAAAGCTATTGCCGATGAGCTGATTGTGTGTACCGACGATGGCAGTTACGGAAGAAAAGCGCTGGTCACCGAGCCTCTGAAGGAATACTGTGAGAGTGCCAACCCCGCCATGGCCGTGGCCATCGGTCCTCCCATCATGATGAAATTCTGTGCGGAAACCACCAGACCCTATGGTGTGAAAACGATCGTCAGCTTGAATACGATCATGGTCGACGGCACCGGTATGTGCGGAGGCTGTCGCGTTACGGTCGGGGGAGAAACCAAATTTGTATGTGTCGATGGGCCGGAATTCGACGGCCATCTGGTCGATTTTGATAATATGATGCTGCGTCTCGGCGCCTTTAAAGAGCGGGAGCAGGAAGACCACCATCAGTGCCACCTCGATATGGAGATTGCGAAAAAGAAGCAGGGGGCACTTCGATGA
- a CDS encoding sugar ABC transporter ATP-binding protein, which produces MTKNFANEFFLDHINLELFEGEVHVILGENGSGKSALMKTICGLYSRDSGDIELFGKSVNFETFHEARKNGVFYQHQDNQLFENLSVAENVYFDRLAASVPLLRLFNRTRLDADCYRLFKELHIDISPRSCVRDLGYAQRQLLSAVKAYVSGAEIIMFDEPTSAMSEIERDIFFSLLDRLRVRAEGIFYISHRMDEIKRVGDRVSVLHKGRLVSTNSIHEIDRSTLVGMMIEEPHQERYPRLRIKPGKPILEVRHLVSKPILRDVSFSLRKQEILGITGLMGSGRTLLSNCLFGVAEISDGEIVVDGKKKRFSHPLNAMQSGLILIPENRAQNGMFPPLDLLTNSTIATLSRFKDGMHLNEPYMRQLAAEYVKRLRISPGQHDDILRFYSGGNQQKVLLTRWFMYRAKIYIMDEPTRGVDAAAKVDIYNAINDLISKGASVILISSEIEEILGMCDRVLVLAGGRIVCDVPRSEASKEIILDYATSDA; this is translated from the coding sequence GTGACGAAAAACTTTGCAAATGAATTCTTTCTTGATCACATCAACCTTGAGCTTTTTGAAGGAGAGGTTCATGTCATCCTCGGTGAAAACGGCTCGGGTAAATCCGCATTGATGAAGACCATCTGTGGACTCTATTCCCGTGATTCCGGGGACATCGAGCTCTTTGGTAAGAGCGTGAACTTTGAAACCTTTCATGAGGCCAGGAAAAATGGTGTTTTTTATCAGCATCAGGATAATCAGCTTTTTGAGAATTTAAGTGTGGCCGAAAATGTCTATTTTGATCGTTTGGCGGCAAGCGTTCCGCTTCTCCGGCTTTTCAACAGAACGCGGCTTGATGCCGATTGTTACAGGCTTTTTAAGGAATTACACATAGATATCTCTCCCCGATCCTGCGTTCGGGATCTGGGCTATGCCCAGCGTCAGCTTCTTTCCGCTGTCAAAGCCTATGTTTCCGGAGCGGAGATTATCATGTTTGACGAACCGACATCCGCAATGAGCGAGATCGAGCGTGATATATTTTTCTCACTTCTCGACCGCCTTCGGGTAAGAGCCGAAGGTATTTTTTATATTTCTCATAGGATGGATGAAATAAAGCGGGTTGGTGACCGGGTTAGCGTACTTCATAAAGGGCGGCTTGTCTCTACGAATTCCATTCATGAAATCGACCGAAGTACCTTGGTGGGGATGATGATAGAAGAGCCGCATCAGGAGCGGTACCCGCGCTTGCGTATTAAGCCGGGCAAGCCTATCCTTGAGGTTCGGCATCTTGTGAGTAAGCCTATCCTTCGGGATGTTTCGTTTTCCCTTCGCAAGCAGGAGATACTGGGGATCACTGGTTTGATGGGGTCCGGAAGGACGCTTTTGAGTAACTGTCTTTTCGGGGTGGCTGAGATATCCGATGGCGAAATCGTTGTCGACGGAAAAAAGAAGCGTTTTTCCCATCCTCTGAATGCAATGCAGAGCGGCTTGATTTTGATTCCTGAAAACAGGGCTCAGAATGGAATGTTCCCCCCCCTGGATTTGCTGACGAATTCCACCATTGCAACCCTTTCTCGTTTTAAAGACGGTATGCACCTCAACGAACCCTATATGAGGCAGCTTGCCGCCGAGTATGTGAAGCGCCTGCGGATTTCTCCGGGACAGCACGACGATATCCTCCGTTTCTATTCGGGTGGGAATCAGCAGAAGGTCCTGCTCACCCGTTGGTTCATGTATCGGGCGAAGATTTACATCATGGATGAACCTACCCGTGGTGTTGATGCCGCGGCCAAGGTTGATATCTACAACGCCATCAATGATCTCATCAGCAAAGGTGCCTCTGTTATTTTGATATCCTCAGAGATAGAAGAGATACTGGGTATGTGCGACCGTGTGCTTGTGCTTGCGGGTGGCCGTATCGTATGTGATGTACCCCGCTCCGAAGCAAGCAAAGAGATTATTCTGGATTATGCGACGAGTGATGCATAA